Proteins co-encoded in one Cupriavidus taiwanensis genomic window:
- a CDS encoding FMN-binding negative transcriptional regulator has protein sequence MYLPDHFAEPHPDALARIIHAHPLGMLVTHGQHGLDADHLPFEFDPGAGAHGVLTAHVARANPVWQRCPTGTPVMVVFRGPEAYISPNWYPSKHETQRQVPTWNYEVVHAHGILTVRDDERFVRGLVARLTRRHEAAEPRPWKMGDAPPDYLDAMLRSIVGIEIAVTSLVGKRKLSQNKDTRDRLGAADTLQARGRAELAQSMRDAV, from the coding sequence ATGTACCTCCCCGACCATTTCGCCGAGCCCCACCCCGACGCGCTTGCCCGCATCATCCATGCGCATCCGCTGGGCATGCTGGTCACGCACGGCCAGCACGGCCTGGATGCCGACCATCTCCCGTTCGAATTCGACCCCGGCGCCGGTGCCCACGGCGTGCTCACCGCGCACGTAGCGCGGGCCAACCCGGTCTGGCAGCGGTGCCCGACCGGCACGCCGGTAATGGTGGTGTTCCGCGGCCCCGAGGCCTATATCTCGCCGAACTGGTATCCGAGCAAGCACGAGACGCAGCGCCAGGTGCCGACCTGGAACTATGAAGTGGTGCACGCCCACGGCATCCTCACCGTGCGCGACGACGAGCGCTTCGTGCGCGGCCTGGTCGCCCGCCTGACGCGGCGGCACGAGGCCGCCGAACCCCGCCCGTGGAAGATGGGCGACGCCCCGCCCGACTACCTCGACGCCATGCTGCGCAGCATCGTCGGCATCGAGATCGCCGTCACGTCGCTGGTGGGCAAGCGCAAGCTCAGCCAGAACAAGGACACGCGCGACCGTCTGGGCGCGGCGGACACGCTGCAGGCGCGCGGCCGCGCGGAGCTGGCGCAGTCGATGCGCGACGCGGTCTGA
- a CDS encoding VWA domain-containing protein has translation MIDTISRLPLFSFLWPGMLWLFALVGGLAAGYVWLDRRRRRAAVHYPALKTAGVATRGGADWRRHVAPGLILLALAALIAAIARPQAVMMLPSRIETVVLVMDLSGSMRAQDVKPSRLRAAQQAATVLLEAQPAGVSVGVVAMAGTAAVAQAPTRAREAVATAIERLQPQGGTALGNGMLIALTTLLPELTPEAERLMNDDTPVPRQSRGLVNPPGDSEPVKPGSYTAGAIVLFSDGESNAGPAAMRAAQLAAEHGVRIYAVGVGTPEGVVLSVEGWSARVRLDEKVLKEVADATGAEYFRLEDAAELKRVYRALNARLAFDKRSQVEITALFAALGALLATCAGLLSLWWFGRVM, from the coding sequence ATGATCGATACCATCAGCCGCCTGCCCCTGTTCAGCTTCCTGTGGCCAGGCATGCTGTGGCTGTTCGCGCTGGTCGGCGGGCTGGCGGCGGGCTATGTCTGGCTCGACCGGCGCAGGCGGCGCGCGGCCGTGCATTACCCGGCGCTGAAGACGGCGGGCGTTGCCACCCGTGGCGGCGCCGACTGGCGCCGCCACGTTGCGCCCGGGCTGATCCTGCTGGCGCTGGCCGCGCTGATCGCCGCGATTGCGCGGCCCCAGGCCGTGATGATGCTGCCCTCGCGCATCGAGACCGTGGTGCTGGTGATGGATCTGTCGGGCAGCATGCGGGCCCAGGATGTCAAGCCCAGCCGCCTGCGCGCTGCCCAGCAGGCCGCCACCGTCCTGCTGGAGGCGCAGCCCGCCGGCGTCAGCGTCGGCGTGGTCGCCATGGCCGGCACCGCCGCCGTGGCGCAGGCGCCCACCCGCGCCAGGGAGGCCGTTGCCACCGCGATCGAGCGCCTGCAGCCGCAAGGCGGCACCGCGCTGGGCAACGGCATGCTGATTGCGCTGACCACGTTGTTGCCGGAACTCACGCCCGAAGCCGAGCGGCTGATGAACGACGACACGCCGGTGCCAAGACAATCACGGGGCCTGGTCAATCCGCCCGGCGACAGCGAGCCGGTGAAGCCGGGCTCCTATACCGCCGGCGCGATCGTGCTGTTCTCCGACGGCGAAAGCAACGCCGGCCCGGCCGCGATGCGCGCGGCACAACTCGCCGCCGAGCACGGCGTGCGCATCTATGCCGTCGGCGTGGGCACGCCTGAAGGCGTGGTGCTTTCGGTCGAGGGCTGGTCGGCCCGGGTCAGGCTGGACGAGAAGGTGCTGAAGGAGGTCGCCGATGCCACCGGCGCCGAGTACTTTCGGCTCGAGGACGCCGCCGAACTGAAGCGGGTGTACCGCGCCCTCAACGCGCGGCTGGCGTTCGACAAGCGCAGCCAGGTCGAGATCACCGCGCTGTTCGCCGCGCTGGGCGCGCTGCTGGCGACCTGCGCGGGGCTGTTGTCGCTGTGGTGGTTCGGTCGCGTGATGTAG
- a CDS encoding M81 family metallopeptidase gives MATRILVAGFQHETNTFAPSKATYASFERGEGFPAMVRGDGMRALRDVNIPAGGFMAAGERYGWTLLPVIWAGASPSAHVTEDAYERIAGEIVGAARAGGFDAVYLDLHGAMVAEHTDDGEGTLLARIRATVGPGVPVVASLDLHANVTQAMLQAADALVAYRTYPHVDMAETGARAAALLQRLLAGQRPLRRAVRRLPFLIPINGMCTMLEPGRAMYALLQQRERGAVVSLSFAPGFPAADFPECGPVIWGYGEDAASAEAAVQALYDRMLADEPAWEVPFLAPDQAVLEAMRLAEGATRPVVIADTQDNPGAGGDSNTMGMLRALLRHGARQAAIGLIWDPAVVAEAHRAGVGATIEVALGGVSGVPGDAPLQGRFEVLKLSDGVCRYGGPMMHGMLADIGPVALLRIDDVQVVVSAGKAQMLDRNLFRVGGVEPEAMKILVNKSSVHFRADFQGIAHAVLVAKAPGPMTADPADLPWTRLAPGLRLKPMGRPFQG, from the coding sequence TTGGCAACACGGATCCTGGTCGCCGGCTTCCAGCACGAGACCAACACCTTTGCGCCGTCAAAGGCGACTTACGCCAGCTTCGAGCGCGGCGAGGGCTTTCCCGCGATGGTGCGTGGCGACGGCATGCGCGCGCTGCGCGACGTCAACATCCCGGCCGGCGGCTTCATGGCAGCCGGCGAGCGGTACGGCTGGACGCTGCTGCCGGTGATCTGGGCCGGCGCCAGCCCGTCGGCCCACGTGACCGAGGACGCGTACGAGCGCATCGCCGGCGAGATCGTCGGCGCCGCGCGCGCGGGCGGCTTCGACGCGGTCTATCTCGACCTGCACGGCGCCATGGTGGCCGAGCACACCGATGACGGCGAGGGCACGCTGCTGGCGCGCATCCGCGCGACGGTCGGCCCCGGCGTGCCGGTGGTGGCTTCGCTCGACCTGCACGCCAACGTCACGCAGGCCATGCTGCAGGCAGCCGATGCGCTGGTGGCCTACCGCACCTATCCGCACGTGGACATGGCCGAGACCGGCGCGCGCGCCGCCGCCTTGCTGCAGCGCCTGCTGGCGGGCCAGCGGCCGCTGCGGCGCGCGGTGCGCCGCTTGCCGTTCCTGATTCCGATCAACGGCATGTGCACGATGCTGGAGCCGGGGCGCGCCATGTATGCGCTGCTGCAGCAGCGCGAACGCGGCGCCGTGGTGTCGCTGTCGTTTGCCCCGGGCTTTCCGGCCGCCGATTTTCCGGAGTGCGGTCCGGTGATCTGGGGCTATGGCGAGGACGCCGCTTCGGCCGAAGCGGCGGTGCAGGCGCTGTACGACCGCATGCTGGCCGACGAGCCGGCCTGGGAGGTGCCGTTCCTCGCGCCCGACCAAGCCGTGCTCGAAGCCATGCGCCTGGCCGAGGGCGCGACGCGCCCGGTGGTCATCGCCGACACCCAGGACAACCCCGGCGCGGGCGGCGATTCGAACACCATGGGCATGCTGCGCGCGCTGCTGCGCCATGGCGCGCGGCAGGCAGCGATCGGCCTGATCTGGGACCCGGCCGTGGTGGCCGAGGCGCACCGCGCCGGCGTGGGCGCGACCATCGAGGTCGCACTCGGCGGCGTATCCGGGGTGCCCGGCGATGCGCCGCTGCAAGGCCGCTTCGAGGTGCTGAAGCTGTCCGATGGCGTATGCCGCTACGGCGGGCCGATGATGCACGGCATGCTGGCCGATATCGGGCCTGTGGCATTGTTGCGCATCGACGATGTCCAGGTCGTCGTCAGTGCCGGCAAGGCGCAGATGCTGGACCGCAACCTGTTCCGCGTGGGCGGGGTCGAGCCCGAGGCGATGAAGATCCTGGTCAACAAGAGCTCGGTGCACTTCCGCGCCGATTTCCAGGGCATCGCCCACGCGGTGCTGGTGGCCAAGGCGCCGGGCCCGATGACGGCGGATCCGGCGGACCTGCCCTGGACCCGGCTGGCCCCGGGCCTCCGGCTCAAGCCGATGGGACGGCCTTTCCAGGGCTGA
- a CDS encoding tripartite tricarboxylate transporter substrate binding protein, producing MAALTVCAAAAPAAMAATAAGDFPAKPIEFWIPFPPGGPNDGSLRTLLAAAGKELDQRVVPINKPGAGATLAAQVMSQTAAPNGYTLSMVAANIFRMPHLQKTPYDPLKDFTYIIGLTNYRYGLVVRADARWKTLEEFLAYARANPGKVTYGAVGIGSSGHISMEKLGRAAGAKFTFVPYKGGAEEMMALIGGDIDAVLDPGWGQFAVAGKVRPLAIVGDARFARFKDVPTLKERGYDITASSLVGIVGPRGMDPAVVRKLHDAFFRAAQDPAYLRSLEAIDLEPVHLNSADYTRFAAEQFEREKRVVQQLDISLQ from the coding sequence ATGGCGGCACTGACGGTCTGCGCGGCGGCAGCGCCGGCCGCGATGGCGGCGACAGCGGCGGGCGATTTTCCGGCCAAGCCGATCGAGTTCTGGATTCCATTCCCGCCCGGCGGTCCCAACGACGGCTCGCTGCGCACGCTGCTGGCAGCCGCCGGCAAGGAGCTGGACCAGCGCGTGGTGCCGATCAACAAGCCGGGTGCGGGCGCCACGCTGGCGGCCCAGGTGATGTCCCAGACCGCGGCGCCGAACGGCTACACGCTGTCGATGGTCGCGGCCAACATCTTCCGCATGCCGCACCTGCAAAAGACGCCATACGACCCGCTCAAGGACTTCACCTACATCATCGGCCTGACCAACTACCGCTATGGCCTGGTGGTCCGCGCCGACGCGCGCTGGAAGACGCTGGAAGAATTCCTTGCCTACGCCAGGGCGAACCCGGGCAAAGTGACCTACGGTGCCGTCGGCATCGGCAGCTCGGGACATATCTCGATGGAAAAGCTCGGCCGCGCCGCCGGCGCGAAATTCACCTTCGTGCCCTACAAGGGCGGCGCCGAGGAGATGATGGCGTTGATCGGCGGCGACATCGATGCGGTGCTCGATCCGGGCTGGGGACAATTCGCCGTGGCCGGCAAGGTGCGGCCGCTGGCCATCGTCGGCGACGCGCGCTTTGCGCGCTTCAAGGATGTGCCGACCCTGAAAGAGCGCGGCTACGACATCACCGCCAGCTCGCTGGTGGGCATCGTCGGCCCGCGCGGCATGGATCCGGCGGTAGTCAGGAAGCTGCACGATGCATTCTTCCGCGCGGCGCAGGACCCGGCCTACCTGCGCTCGCTCGAGGCCATCGACCTGGAGCCGGTCCACCTCAACAGCGCGGACTACACCAGGTTCGCGGCGGAACAGTTCGAGCGCGAGAAGCGCGTGGTGCAGCAACTCGATATCAGCCTGCAGTGA
- a CDS encoding SDR family NAD(P)-dependent oxidoreductase — MLVENNVVIITGAASARGIGKATARAFAAQGATVVILDLRLEDAQAAAGELGDQHLGLACDVTDKAACERAAHAVLQRYGRIDALVNNAGITQPVRTLDIQAANYDAVLDVNLRGTLYMSQAVLPQMRAQQRGSIVCMSSVSAQRGGGIFGGPHYSAAKAGVLGLARAMAREFGPDGIRVNSITPGLIQTDITGDKLTPEMRADIIKGIPLGRLGNAADVANACVFLASDMSAYLTGITLDVNGGMLIH, encoded by the coding sequence ATGCTGGTCGAGAACAACGTAGTCATCATCACCGGCGCCGCCTCGGCGCGCGGCATCGGCAAGGCCACCGCCAGGGCCTTCGCCGCCCAGGGCGCCACCGTCGTCATCCTGGACTTGCGCCTGGAAGACGCGCAGGCCGCCGCCGGCGAACTGGGTGACCAGCACCTCGGCCTGGCCTGCGATGTGACCGACAAGGCTGCCTGCGAGCGCGCGGCGCATGCCGTGCTGCAGCGCTATGGCCGCATCGACGCGCTCGTCAACAATGCCGGCATCACCCAGCCGGTGCGCACCCTCGATATCCAGGCGGCCAACTACGACGCCGTGCTCGACGTCAACCTGCGCGGCACGCTGTACATGTCGCAGGCGGTGCTGCCGCAGATGCGCGCGCAGCAGCGCGGCAGCATCGTGTGCATGTCGTCGGTATCGGCGCAGCGCGGCGGCGGCATCTTCGGCGGGCCGCACTACAGCGCCGCCAAGGCCGGCGTGCTGGGCCTGGCGCGCGCCATGGCGCGCGAGTTCGGGCCCGACGGCATCCGGGTCAATTCGATCACGCCAGGCCTGATCCAGACCGACATCACCGGCGACAAGCTCACGCCCGAGATGCGCGCTGACATCATCAAGGGCATCCCGCTGGGCCGCCTGGGCAACGCCGCCGACGTCGCCAACGCCTGCGTGTTCCTGGCCAGCGACATGTCCGCCTACCTGACCGGCATCACGCTCGACGTCAACGGCGGCATGCTGATCCACTAA
- a CDS encoding transketolase: protein MQQATTDKAVSLRERAYRIRRNALLMGEVQGQGYIGQALDIADVLAVAYFDAMRYRPDDPEWEGRDRFLLSNGHYAIALYAALLEAGILPAEELETYGSDDSRLPMSGMASYTPGMEMSGGSLGQGLTIAVGRCLGLRRKGSGNFVYTLFSDGELDEGAIWEGILSAAHWKLDNLIAIVDVNNQQADGPSTQVMAFEPLLPKLEAFGWFTQRVDGNDIDAVAAAFRAAREHRGAQPRMIICDTRMGCGVPFLEQREKNHFIRVDAHEWQLALQALEAGRQA, encoded by the coding sequence ATGCAACAAGCCACCACCGACAAGGCCGTATCCTTGCGGGAACGCGCCTACCGCATCCGCCGCAACGCCTTGCTCATGGGCGAGGTCCAGGGCCAGGGCTATATCGGCCAGGCACTCGACATCGCCGACGTGCTGGCCGTGGCCTATTTCGACGCCATGCGCTACCGCCCGGACGATCCCGAATGGGAAGGGCGCGACCGCTTCCTGCTGTCCAACGGCCACTACGCCATCGCACTGTACGCGGCGCTGCTGGAGGCCGGCATCCTGCCCGCCGAAGAGCTGGAGACCTATGGCAGCGACGACAGCCGCCTGCCGATGTCGGGCATGGCCAGCTACACGCCCGGCATGGAGATGTCCGGGGGCTCGCTGGGGCAGGGCCTGACCATTGCCGTGGGCCGCTGCCTGGGCCTCAGGCGCAAGGGCTCCGGCAATTTCGTCTACACGCTGTTCTCCGACGGCGAACTGGACGAGGGTGCGATCTGGGAGGGCATCCTGTCCGCCGCGCACTGGAAGCTGGACAACCTGATCGCCATCGTCGACGTCAACAACCAGCAGGCCGACGGCCCCTCCACGCAGGTCATGGCGTTCGAGCCGCTGCTGCCCAAGCTGGAAGCGTTCGGCTGGTTCACCCAGCGCGTCGATGGCAACGACATCGACGCCGTCGCCGCCGCTTTCCGCGCGGCGCGCGAGCACCGCGGCGCGCAGCCGCGCATGATCATCTGCGATACGCGCATGGGGTGCGGCGTGCCGTTCCTCGAGCAGCGCGAGAAGAACCACTTTATCCGCGTCGATGCCCACGAATGGCAACTCGCACTGCAGGCCCTGGAAGCCGGGAGACAAGCATGA
- a CDS encoding LysR substrate-binding domain-containing protein, with amino-acid sequence MRIPPVKAIIAFESVARTKSVSRAAEELGLTASAVSHQIGNLEEALGQALFFRQGRGLALTPVGEQYLRDVTGVLADLNRATERASSPASIEILRVHSSPSFGLMWLLPRLESFQADNDDIQLNLSCSYEDVSFTSGYYDVDIRHGYAHWRDLQVKTLRRETIAPLASPAYLEKHPIRTPEDLLAQRLIYSETPLVQWQQWFARFGVPASHKTFDFSFDRSYMSLETAALGLGVALESTLLASVQIRKGALVPVFDDSHALEVGSHHVVCPAQNAGMPRVARFLAWLERQLPASP; translated from the coding sequence ATGCGAATTCCACCGGTGAAGGCGATCATCGCCTTCGAGAGCGTTGCCCGAACCAAGAGCGTCAGCCGCGCCGCCGAGGAGCTGGGCCTGACGGCATCCGCGGTCAGCCACCAGATCGGCAACCTGGAAGAGGCGCTTGGGCAGGCGCTGTTTTTCCGCCAGGGGCGCGGGCTGGCGCTGACGCCGGTGGGCGAGCAGTACCTGCGCGATGTCACCGGCGTGCTGGCGGACCTGAACCGCGCCACCGAGCGCGCTTCCAGCCCGGCCAGCATCGAGATCCTGCGGGTGCATTCCAGTCCCAGCTTTGGCCTGATGTGGCTGCTGCCGCGGCTGGAATCGTTCCAGGCCGACAATGACGACATCCAGCTCAACCTGTCGTGCTCGTATGAAGACGTGTCGTTTACCAGCGGCTACTACGATGTCGATATCCGGCATGGCTATGCGCACTGGCGCGACCTGCAGGTGAAGACGCTGCGGCGCGAGACGATCGCGCCGCTGGCTTCGCCCGCCTATCTCGAAAAACATCCGATCCGTACACCCGAGGACTTGCTCGCGCAGCGGCTGATCTATTCCGAAACGCCGCTGGTGCAGTGGCAACAGTGGTTCGCGCGCTTCGGCGTGCCGGCTTCGCACAAGACCTTCGACTTCAGTTTCGACCGCTCCTACATGTCGCTGGAGACGGCGGCACTGGGACTGGGCGTGGCGCTGGAAAGCACGTTGCTGGCATCGGTGCAGATCCGCAAGGGTGCGCTGGTGCCGGTGTTCGACGACAGCCACGCGCTGGAGGTGGGCAGCCACCACGTGGTCTGCCCGGCCCAGAACGCCGGAATGCCGCGCGTGGCGCGGTTCCTGGCCTGGCTCGAGCGCCAGTTGCCGGCTTCGCCCTGA
- a CDS encoding transketolase family protein, translated as MSNTTATATTAAKPKLKTSAMIASIASEGQATRSAPFGHALAQLGRHKQNVIGMTADLGKYTDLHIFAQAFPQRYYQMGMAEQLLMGAAAGFAHEGAQPFVTTYAVFATRRAYDFMHQAIAEDNLDVKIVCALPGLTTGYGPSHQAAEDLALMRAMPNMTVIDPCDAVEIEQMVPAIAAHNGPVYARLLRGNVPVVLDRYDYQFELGKATLLRDGAEVLVISSGIMTMRALEVANALERDRIGVAVLHVPTIKPLDTDAILREARRTGRLVVVAENHSVIGGLGEAVATTLMRAGACVPFRQAGLPDAFLDAGALPTLHDRYGISANVLAETIKGWLG; from the coding sequence ATGAGCAATACCACCGCCACCGCCACCACTGCTGCCAAGCCGAAGCTGAAGACCTCGGCGATGATCGCCTCCATCGCAAGCGAGGGGCAGGCCACCCGCTCCGCCCCGTTTGGCCACGCGCTGGCGCAGCTGGGCCGCCACAAGCAGAACGTGATCGGCATGACCGCCGATCTGGGCAAGTACACCGACCTGCATATCTTCGCGCAGGCATTCCCGCAGCGCTACTACCAGATGGGCATGGCCGAGCAGCTGCTGATGGGCGCCGCCGCCGGCTTCGCGCATGAAGGGGCGCAGCCCTTCGTCACCACCTACGCGGTGTTCGCGACCCGGCGGGCGTATGACTTCATGCACCAGGCCATTGCCGAGGACAACCTCGACGTGAAGATCGTGTGCGCGCTGCCCGGGCTGACTACCGGCTACGGCCCCAGCCACCAGGCCGCCGAAGACCTGGCGCTGATGCGCGCCATGCCGAACATGACCGTGATCGACCCGTGCGATGCGGTCGAGATCGAGCAGATGGTGCCGGCCATCGCGGCGCACAACGGCCCGGTGTACGCGCGCCTGCTGCGCGGCAACGTGCCGGTGGTGCTGGACCGGTACGACTACCAGTTCGAGCTCGGCAAGGCCACGCTGCTGCGCGACGGCGCCGAGGTGCTGGTAATCTCGTCGGGCATCATGACCATGCGCGCGCTCGAGGTGGCCAACGCGCTGGAGCGGGATCGCATCGGCGTGGCGGTGCTGCACGTGCCGACCATCAAGCCGCTGGATACCGATGCCATCCTGCGCGAGGCCCGGCGCACCGGCCGCCTGGTGGTGGTGGCCGAGAACCATAGCGTCATCGGCGGCCTGGGAGAAGCCGTGGCGACCACGCTGATGCGCGCCGGCGCCTGCGTGCCGTTCCGGCAGGCCGGGCTGCCGGATGCGTTCCTCGATGCCGGCGCCCTGCCTACGCTGCACGACCGCTACGGCATTTCGGCCAACGTGCTCGCGGAAACGATCAAGGGCTGGCTCGGCTAG
- a CDS encoding LysE family translocator, with product MSLIPFLIAAVVLAITPGPAIAYVVARTVAGGRAEGLASCLGTGIGGLLHVFAAAAGLSLLIARSALAFSLLKYLGAAYLVYLGIRLLRRKEPPATVASVPSRGARRALLDGVMVEVLNVKTALFFLAFLPQFVAPGAAAVSQLVLLAGICVALNTLVDVVVVFAAHRLLSSGAARAARARLMTQASGATMVGLGAFLALARREA from the coding sequence ATGTCGCTGATTCCCTTCCTGATCGCCGCCGTCGTGCTCGCCATCACCCCCGGCCCGGCCATCGCCTATGTCGTCGCGCGGACCGTGGCCGGCGGGCGGGCGGAAGGCCTGGCTTCATGCCTCGGTACCGGCATTGGCGGGCTGCTCCATGTGTTCGCGGCCGCGGCAGGCCTGTCGCTGCTCATCGCACGGTCGGCGCTGGCGTTCAGCCTGCTCAAGTACCTCGGCGCGGCGTACCTGGTGTACCTGGGCATCCGGCTGCTGCGGCGCAAGGAGCCGCCCGCCACGGTCGCGTCGGTGCCGTCGCGAGGCGCGCGCCGCGCGCTGCTCGATGGCGTGATGGTCGAGGTGCTGAACGTCAAGACCGCGCTGTTCTTCCTGGCGTTCCTGCCGCAGTTCGTCGCGCCGGGCGCGGCGGCGGTGTCGCAACTGGTGCTGCTGGCCGGCATCTGCGTCGCGCTCAACACGCTGGTGGACGTGGTGGTGGTATTTGCCGCGCACCGCCTGCTCAGCTCGGGCGCCGCGCGCGCGGCACGCGCACGGCTGATGACCCAGGCTTCCGGCGCCACCATGGTGGGCCTGGGCGCGTTCCTGGCGCTGGCGCGGCGCGAGGCGTGA
- a CDS encoding DUF58 domain-containing protein, which produces MFGLRRTKRRDAPDPAPGITSGAVAGVKSGVALAGVGANQTDALLRRLEWTVVRRLDGLLQGDYRTLFRGFGLDLADLREYHPGDDVRHIDWNVTARLQTPHVREYQEDREVAAWFLLDLSGSIDFGSGSVRKRDLLSDFTTVMALLLTRYGNRVGAVLYGGAVDVDATVVPARAGRRQLLHLLHRMRATPAAAPGDTRLRDLLERARAVARRRSVVFVVSDFISAPGWQASLGMLARRHEVVAVRLVDPLETALPDLGLVVLQDAETGDQLFVDTHDPSFRKRFAAAAEAREAELRQAFARAGVACLTLSTYARLDLALLSFARQRRRRQGSARAANLAREPA; this is translated from the coding sequence ATGTTCGGGCTGCGGCGGACTAAGCGCCGGGACGCCCCGGATCCCGCGCCCGGGATCACGTCCGGCGCTGTAGCCGGCGTTAAATCCGGCGTGGCGTTGGCCGGCGTCGGCGCGAACCAGACCGACGCCCTGCTGCGCCGCCTGGAATGGACCGTGGTGCGCCGCCTCGACGGTCTGCTGCAAGGCGACTACCGCACCCTGTTCCGCGGCTTCGGCCTCGACCTTGCCGACCTGCGCGAATACCACCCCGGCGACGACGTGCGCCATATCGACTGGAACGTGACCGCGCGGCTGCAGACGCCGCATGTGCGCGAGTACCAGGAAGATCGCGAAGTCGCGGCCTGGTTCCTGCTGGACCTGAGCGGGTCGATCGACTTCGGCTCGGGCAGCGTGCGCAAGCGCGACCTGCTGAGCGACTTCACCACCGTGATGGCGCTGCTGCTGACGCGCTATGGCAACCGGGTGGGTGCCGTGCTCTATGGCGGCGCCGTCGACGTCGACGCCACGGTGGTGCCGGCGCGCGCCGGGCGCCGCCAGTTGCTGCACCTGCTGCACCGCATGCGCGCCACGCCCGCCGCAGCGCCGGGCGACACCCGCCTGCGCGACCTGCTCGAGCGCGCCCGCGCGGTGGCAAGGCGGCGCTCGGTGGTGTTCGTGGTGTCGGATTTCATCAGCGCGCCGGGCTGGCAGGCGTCGCTGGGCATGCTGGCGCGGCGGCATGAAGTGGTCGCGGTGCGGCTGGTGGATCCGCTCGAAACCGCCTTGCCGGACCTGGGACTGGTGGTGCTGCAGGATGCGGAAACCGGCGACCAGTTGTTCGTCGATACGCATGACCCGTCCTTCCGCAAGCGCTTCGCCGCCGCCGCCGAGGCGCGCGAGGCGGAGCTGCGCCAGGCCTTCGCGCGCGCGGGGGTGGCATGCCTGACGCTGTCGACCTACGCCCGCCTCGACCTGGCGCTGCTGAGCTTCGCGCGGCAGCGCCGGCGCCGGCAAGGCAGCGCCAGGGCCGCGAACCTGGCCAGGGAGCCAGCATGA
- a CDS encoding MFS transporter — protein MKTKYAASPIGGEATLHAEAASFETRTYARVVKRLIPFLMLCYLGAYLDRVNVGFAKLQMLSDLQFSETVYGLGAGIFFLGYFIFEVPSNVILHRVGAKRWLARIMLTWAVISACFAFVTTPTQFYFLRFLLGVAEAGFAPGVILYLTYWFPSERRAKALSMFFMAIPLAGIVGGPLSGWIMHAFHGVGDLAGWKWLFLIEALPSLCLGVAILYYLDNGIDQAHWLTDAEKALLKRNIDGDNAQKVEHMSIRSFMADRRLWLMAAIYFCVVLGQYGLTFWLPTIIRKAGVADPLWVGIYTALPYLCAIVALPLVGMSADRRRERRFHLIVPMVVAAAGFATLPLLGSVSASLVCLCVAAAGILASSSQFWALPTALLGGMSAAAGIAAVNCVANLAGFFSPAIVGWLNDLTGKSTAGLVFISATVVFGAVLVLMVPARSVNR, from the coding sequence ATGAAGACCAAATACGCGGCTTCGCCCATTGGCGGCGAAGCGACGCTGCACGCCGAGGCCGCCAGCTTCGAGACCCGCACCTACGCCAGGGTGGTGAAGCGGCTGATCCCGTTCCTGATGCTGTGCTACCTCGGCGCCTACCTCGACCGCGTCAATGTCGGCTTCGCCAAGCTGCAGATGCTGAGCGACCTGCAGTTCAGCGAGACCGTCTACGGCCTCGGCGCCGGCATCTTCTTCCTCGGTTACTTCATCTTCGAGGTGCCCAGCAACGTGATCCTGCACCGGGTCGGCGCCAAGCGCTGGCTGGCGCGCATCATGCTGACCTGGGCGGTGATCTCGGCTTGCTTCGCCTTCGTCACGACGCCGACCCAGTTCTACTTTCTGCGCTTCCTGCTGGGTGTGGCCGAGGCCGGCTTCGCGCCGGGCGTGATCCTTTACCTGACGTACTGGTTCCCGTCGGAGCGGCGCGCCAAGGCCTTGTCGATGTTCTTCATGGCGATCCCGCTGGCGGGCATCGTGGGCGGGCCGCTGTCGGGGTGGATCATGCATGCCTTCCACGGTGTGGGCGACCTGGCCGGATGGAAGTGGCTGTTCCTGATCGAGGCGCTGCCGTCGCTGTGCCTGGGCGTGGCCATCCTGTACTACCTCGACAACGGCATCGACCAGGCGCATTGGCTCACCGACGCCGAGAAGGCGCTGCTCAAGCGCAATATCGATGGCGACAACGCGCAGAAGGTGGAGCACATGTCGATCCGCTCCTTCATGGCCGACCGCCGCCTGTGGCTGATGGCAGCGATCTACTTCTGCGTGGTGCTGGGCCAGTACGGGCTGACCTTCTGGCTGCCGACGATCATCCGCAAGGCCGGCGTGGCGGACCCGCTGTGGGTCGGCATCTATACCGCGCTGCCATACCTGTGCGCCATCGTCGCGCTGCCGCTGGTGGGGATGAGCGCCGACCGCCGCCGCGAGCGTCGCTTCCACCTGATCGTGCCGATGGTGGTCGCCGCCGCCGGCTTTGCCACCTTGCCGCTGCTGGGCAGTGTCAGCGCCTCGCTGGTATGCCTGTGCGTCGCCGCCGCCGGCATCCTGGCCTCGTCCTCGCAGTTCTGGGCGCTGCCGACCGCGCTGCTGGGCGGCATGTCCGCCGCCGCCGGCATCGCCGCGGTCAACTGCGTGGCCAACCTGGCCGGCTTTTTCTCGCCCGCCATCGTGGGCTGGCTCAACGACCTGACCGGAAAGTCGACCGCGGGACTTGTGTTCATCTCCGCCACCGTGGTCTTCGGAGCCGTGCTGGTGCTGATGGTTCCGGCCAGGTCCGTGAACCGCTGA